From a region of the Calliphora vicina chromosome 4, idCalVici1.1, whole genome shotgun sequence genome:
- the LOC135958529 gene encoding glycerophosphocholine phosphodiesterase GPCPD1-like yields the protein MHRWFFADNEVVCKEPTPPSSPSETTRTPSPSSLPDTNWIFKVKFDWPLCSNETLAICGSCAILGEWNVQHSLPLIRKENSSFWGLTVTLPRKYDVSYRYLVCALNARGRRIVRFWETHHEARLISRYQEQDFESIAVDIFGILNNKRKIERGWINPYSTVVQFKFYQAPFVLKPELNRVKPLLHIKITPLKIKDRKKCENVTNSKLQPNNSIESKEEELSQTFAYSEVASLKDQNGEFHKQPKYGNPCGSDELLIINLTLGDMEHTAYQIDLYNYSSKAAPDVPAHHFGYQYVLPQEIKGSDGTLLLIIMCGTTHRPIGSLKCEYLVARSMHSHDFNMEKTFQRHWLTTKHEGIYIGHRGCGRSFWFQNNILRENTIKSFNLALEHGAEMVEFDVQLTKDMIPILYHDFQLYITKKLDIDPQEYDIMQLPLTATEINSLKPLGCNIEKDLISSPLSKFTLDQLGRVKVYEPTKGTKCGFSTQGNRPFIALEYALKQVDCKVGFVIEIKWPQKFIDGSMQESFLPHVDKNEYVDAILHVVLQEAGSRRVVFSSFDADICTMLRLKQNRYPILFIIQDTLNEAQYLDPRGTTILSGIYFANAMELLGIIVNSTDIMETPGIVSDIHERDLCVFSWGKQNRTEDTRKYLKALGVDGIICDRVNHVVEPMDLKQNIFRIDLIDTFLQDNGICSMKTI from the coding sequence ATGCATCGCTGGTTTTTTGCAGATAATGAAGTGGTGTGTAAAGAACCAACGCCACCATCCAGTCCATCTGAAACGACAAGAACGCCTTCGCCATCATCTCTTCCTGATACCAACTGGATATTTAAAGTGAAATTCGACTGGCCACTATGCTCCAATGAAACTTTGGCAATTTGTGGCAGCTGTGCTATCCTAGGCGAATGGAACGTTCAACATTCTTTGCCACTAATAAGAAAGGAAAATTCGTCGTTTTGGGGTTTAACGGTAACTTTGCCAAGGAAATATGATGTAAGTTACAGATATTTAGTGTGTGCTTTAAACGCCAGGGGGCGCAGAATTGTACGTTTTTGGGAGACCCACCATGAAGCACGTCTGATAAGTCGTTACCAAGAACAAGACTTTGAATCTATTGCAGTTGACATTTTTGGCATTTTGAATAATAAACGGAAAATTGAACGTGGTTGGATCAATCCTTATAGCACAGTGGTTCAGTTTAAATTCTATCAGGCTCCCTTTGTGCTGAAACCCGAATTAAACCGAGTTAAACCGttgcttcatataaaaatcacacCGCTAAAAATTAAGGACCGAAAGAAATGTGAAAACGTAACAAATTCAAAACTACAACCGAACAATTCCATAGAAAGTAAAGAAGAGGAACTAAGTCAAACGTTTGCTTATAGTGAAGTTGCATCACTGAAAGATCAGAACGGAGAATTTCATAAACAACCCAAATATGGCAATCCTTGTGGATCTGATGAATTATTAATCATTAATCTGACATTGGGTGATATGGAGCATACCGCCTACCAAATTGATTTATATAATTATTCATCAAAGGCAGCACCAGACGTACCAGCACATCATTTTGGCTATCAATATGTTTTGCCTCAAGAGATAAAGGGTTCAGATGGCACACTTCTGCTGATAATAATGTGCGGCACTACACATCGTCCAATTGGTTCCCTGAAATGTGAGTACTTAGTAGCGAGATCAATGCACTCACACGATTTCAATATGGAGAAAACATTTCAACGACATTGGCTCACTACTAAACACGAAGGAATATATATTGGCCACAGAGGTTGTGGCAGAAGTTTTTGGTTCCAAAATAATATTCTAAGAGAAAACACCATTAAATCGTTCAACTTGGCACTTGAACATGGCGCAGAAAtggttgaatttgatgtgcagCTAACTAAAGATATGATTCCAATACTCTATCATGATTTTCAATTGTACATAACGAAGAAACTTGATATTGACCCCCAGGAGTACGATATAATGCAACTACCCTTAACAGCTACTGAAATAAATTCCCTCAAACCATTAGGATGTAATATTGAAAAGGATTTAATAAGTTCGCCTCTTAGTAAATTTACATTGGACCAATTAGGGCGTGTTAAAGTCTATGAACCAACAAAAGGGACAAAATGTGGTTTTAGCACGCAAGGCAATCGGCCATTTATAGCTTTGGAATACGCTTTGAAACAAGTTGATTGTAAAGTTggatttgttatagaaataaaatGGCCTCAAAAATTCATAGATGGCAGTATGCAAGAATCTTTCCTACCACATGTTGATAAAAATGAATATGTTGATGCAATACTGCATGTAGTTCTCCAAGAAGCTGGTTCCCGTCGTGTGGTTTTCTCATCATTTGATGCTGATATTTGTACCATGTTACGTCTAAAACAGAACCGTTACCCAATATTGTTCATAATTCAGGACACTTTAAATGAAGCGCAATATTTGGATCCACGTGGTACTACTATTCTTAGTGGTATTTACTTTGCCAATGCCATGGAACTTTTAGGCATCATTGTTAATTCGACAGACATAATGGAAACGCCTGGAATAGTGTCGGACATACATGAGCGAGATCTTTGTGTATTTAGCTGGGGTAAACAAAATCGTACTGAAGATACGCGTAAATATCTGAAAGCATTGGGAGTAGACGGCATAATTTGCGATCGCGTAAATCATGTCGTGGAACCTATGGActtgaaacaaaatatatttcgtATAGATCTGATTGATACATTTTTACAAGATAATGGAATATGTTCTAtgaaaactatataa
- the LOC135958528 gene encoding general odorant-binding protein 28a-like, which translates to MALNSAVRLNAGCSWSVKVVKRSRPQLPIVDKYFTMSHLQLVVALTFCLFSLSWASSASNRSEAAKKFQITLDECKEEVGATTADVQDLLGRKPASTVAGKCFRSCLMKKYKVMDSDGKFDKTAALEEVRKISNGDAGKMKIAQNLTNACSDIDVSSDHCEAAADYGHCFREQIKVLRLPQH; encoded by the exons atggctctcaattctgctgtgagactaaatGCTGGTTGTTCGTGGTCTG ttAAAGTTGTTAAACGTTCTAGACCACAACTTCCAATTGTTGACAAATATTTCACGATGTCACATTTACAATTGGTGGTGGCACTTACTTTTTGTCTATTCTCATTATCATGGGCTAGTTCAGCTTCTAATAGAAGTGAAGCTgcaaaaaagtttcaaattaCTCTTGATGAATGCAAAGAAGAAGTTGGAGCGACTACAG CCGATGTTCAGGATTTATTAGGCAGAAAACCAGCATCCACAGTGGCAGGAAAATGTTTTCGTTCTTGTCttatgaaaaaatacaaagtt aTGGATTCTGATGGAAAATTCGATAAAACGGCTGCTTTAGAGGAAGTTCGAAAAATAAGCAATGGAGATGCTGGCAAAATGAAAATAGCTCAGAATTTGACAAATGCATGTAGTGACATTGATGTGTCTTCTGATCATTGTGAAGCAGCAGCCGATTATGGTCACTGTTTCAGGGAGCAAATCAAAGTTTTACGATTACCACAACATTAA